The proteins below are encoded in one region of Bacillus vallismortis:
- a CDS encoding LacI family DNA-binding transcriptional regulator, with protein MVTIKDIAKLANVSHTTVSRALNNSPYIKEHTKKKILELAAQLNYTPNVNAKSLAMQKSHTIGLFFTSITNGTSHSFFAHTIKGVNQAISENYNLYVRGIDDLKTYDSVTPMRYDGIILMSQSDIDNSFIYHIREKNIPLVVLNRDIDDRSITNILSNDKEGSQEAVEYFITNGHQDIAIIEGIEGFKSSQQRKEGYLAALIHHHIPIKHEYSVKGQYDMESGFQAMERLLALPNPPTAVFCSNDDMAIGAMNAIFAKGLRVPDDISVIGFDDIGFSQYITPRLSTVKRPVEKISVLGAQKLLSLISEPETKAEKIFENTEFKVRDSVRQLTM; from the coding sequence ATGGTAACCATAAAAGATATCGCAAAACTCGCAAATGTATCCCACACAACCGTTTCCAGAGCACTCAACAACAGCCCTTACATCAAAGAACATACGAAGAAAAAAATACTGGAGCTCGCAGCACAGCTCAACTATACGCCAAATGTAAACGCGAAAAGCCTGGCGATGCAAAAGTCTCATACGATCGGGCTTTTCTTTACAAGCATTACAAACGGAACCTCACACAGCTTCTTTGCTCATACAATCAAAGGCGTAAACCAAGCCATAAGTGAGAATTACAATCTTTATGTGCGCGGCATTGATGATCTGAAAACCTATGACTCTGTTACGCCGATGAGATATGACGGCATCATTTTAATGAGCCAAAGTGACATTGATAATTCTTTTATTTATCATATTCGGGAAAAAAACATCCCGCTCGTCGTACTGAACCGCGATATTGATGACCGCAGCATCACGAATATCTTGTCCAATGACAAGGAAGGCTCTCAGGAAGCTGTAGAATACTTCATTACAAACGGACATCAAGATATCGCCATCATCGAAGGAATAGAAGGCTTTAAATCCTCCCAGCAGCGAAAGGAGGGCTACTTAGCCGCATTGATTCATCATCATATACCGATCAAACATGAATACAGTGTCAAAGGGCAATACGATATGGAAAGCGGCTTTCAAGCGATGGAACGGCTGCTGGCACTGCCGAATCCTCCAACCGCTGTCTTTTGTTCGAATGATGATATGGCAATCGGAGCGATGAATGCGATATTCGCCAAGGGCCTGAGGGTTCCTGATGACATTTCCGTAATCGGATTTGATGATATTGGGTTTTCGCAATACATCACACCAAGGCTTTCAACAGTAAAGCGCCCAGTGGAGAAAATCAGCGTGCTCGGCGCGCAAAAACTGTTGTCGCTGATCAGCGAACCGGAAACAAAAGCAGAAAAAATCTTCGAAAATACAGAATTTAAGGTCCGTGATTCAGTTAGACAATTGACGATGTGA
- a CDS encoding SDR family oxidoreductase codes for MIPRHENLAGKTAIITGGSGVLCSAMARELARQGMKVAILNRTAEKGQAVVDKIAAAGGTACSVSADVLDRGSLVQAKEDILGRFGSVDLLINGAGGNHPDAITDVETYEEAGEGQSFFDLDEGGFLTVFSTNFTGAFLASQVFGKELLKADSPAIINLSSMSAYSPMTKVPAYSAAKASINNFTMWMAVHFAETGLRVNAIAPGFFLTKQNHALLINLDGTLTERSNKIIAGTPMKRFGKPEDLLGTLLWLADESYSGFVTGITVPVDGGFMAYSGV; via the coding sequence ATGATTCCGCGGCATGAGAACCTGGCTGGTAAAACGGCTATCATCACTGGCGGCAGCGGCGTGCTTTGCTCAGCGATGGCCCGGGAGCTTGCCAGACAAGGCATGAAGGTAGCGATATTGAACCGGACAGCTGAAAAAGGCCAAGCGGTCGTGGATAAGATTGCGGCTGCTGGCGGAACAGCATGCTCTGTTTCTGCGGATGTGCTGGACAGGGGGTCACTGGTGCAGGCAAAGGAGGATATCCTCGGCCGGTTTGGCTCTGTCGATCTGCTAATAAACGGGGCTGGCGGCAATCATCCTGATGCGATAACCGATGTGGAGACGTATGAAGAAGCGGGAGAAGGCCAATCCTTTTTTGATCTGGATGAGGGGGGCTTTTTAACCGTATTCTCCACCAACTTCACCGGTGCGTTTCTGGCCTCTCAAGTGTTTGGAAAAGAGCTGCTGAAGGCTGATTCACCTGCAATTATCAACCTTTCTTCCATGAGTGCTTATTCACCGATGACGAAGGTTCCGGCATACAGTGCCGCCAAAGCATCGATCAATAATTTTACGATGTGGATGGCCGTTCATTTTGCCGAAACCGGACTGCGGGTCAATGCGATTGCCCCAGGCTTTTTTCTGACAAAACAAAATCATGCTCTGCTGATCAATCTAGACGGAACCTTAACCGAACGTTCAAACAAAATTATTGCGGGAACACCGATGAAGCGCTTTGGAAAACCGGAGGATCTGCTCGGCACACTTCTTTGGCTGGCGGATGAATCCTATTCCGGTTTTGTCACCGGGATCACCGTTCCTGTCGATGGAGGATTTATGGCTTATTCAGGCGTGTAG
- a CDS encoding MFS transporter, whose amino-acid sequence MFSKDKLPIILFLFLAGVINYLDRSALSIAAPFIQDDLTLSATQMGLIFSSFSVGYAIFNFLGGVASDRYGAKLTLFVAMVVWSLFSGAVALAVGFVSLLMIRILFGMGEGPLSATINKMVNNWFPPTQRASVIGVTNSGTPLGGAISGPIVGMIAIAFSWKVSFVLIMIIGLLWAVLWLKFVKEKPPAAMGDAPAIKTETSPRENIPLIFYLKQKTVLFTAFAFFAYNYILFFFLTWFPSYLVEERGLSVESMSVITVIPWILGFIGLAAGGFVSDYVYKKTARKGVLFSRKVVLVSCLFSSAILIGLAGIVTTTAGAVTLVALSVFFLYLTGAIYWAVIQDVVDQNNVGSVGGFMHFLANTAGIIGPAFTGFIVDQTGTFSGAFLLAGGLAVFASLAVIRFVRPIIGKPAGTGTKDSVTY is encoded by the coding sequence ATGTTCTCAAAAGATAAGCTTCCCATTATCCTTTTTTTGTTCCTGGCAGGGGTGATTAATTATCTGGATCGCTCGGCGCTTTCTATTGCCGCACCTTTTATTCAGGATGATCTCACATTGTCTGCCACGCAAATGGGCTTGATTTTCAGCAGTTTTTCAGTTGGTTACGCCATTTTCAATTTTCTTGGGGGAGTGGCGTCTGACCGCTATGGGGCGAAGCTGACCTTGTTTGTCGCCATGGTCGTTTGGTCGCTGTTCAGCGGCGCAGTCGCCCTCGCCGTTGGTTTTGTCAGCCTGCTGATGATACGCATCCTCTTTGGAATGGGAGAAGGTCCGCTGTCTGCGACCATCAACAAGATGGTGAATAACTGGTTCCCGCCGACACAACGGGCGTCCGTTATCGGGGTGACCAATAGCGGAACGCCGCTCGGGGGAGCCATTTCCGGACCGATCGTCGGCATGATCGCAATCGCGTTCAGCTGGAAGGTATCCTTCGTTCTCATTATGATCATTGGATTATTATGGGCAGTGCTTTGGCTCAAGTTCGTCAAAGAAAAGCCGCCAGCGGCGATGGGAGATGCCCCCGCGATCAAAACAGAAACGTCTCCCCGTGAAAACATTCCGCTCATCTTTTATCTGAAGCAAAAAACAGTCCTGTTCACAGCATTTGCTTTTTTCGCTTACAACTACATCCTCTTCTTCTTTTTGACGTGGTTTCCGAGCTACCTTGTCGAAGAGCGGGGATTAAGTGTTGAATCGATGAGTGTGATTACGGTCATTCCGTGGATTTTAGGCTTCATCGGCCTTGCGGCAGGGGGATTTGTTTCTGACTATGTGTATAAAAAAACAGCCCGAAAAGGTGTGCTGTTCTCGCGCAAGGTTGTGCTTGTCTCATGTTTGTTTTCATCAGCGATCCTGATTGGTTTGGCAGGGATTGTGACAACTACTGCGGGCGCTGTAACACTTGTCGCTTTATCAGTGTTCTTTCTCTATTTGACCGGCGCGATCTATTGGGCTGTCATTCAAGATGTGGTCGATCAAAACAATGTCGGTTCTGTAGGCGGCTTCATGCATTTCCTCGCCAACACGGCAGGAATTATCGGCCCGGCTTTCACCGGTTTTATCGTTGACCAAACGGGCACGTTTTCTGGAGCATTTTTGCTTGCCGGAGGGCTGGCGGTCTTCGCTTCACTTGCTGTTATTCGTTTTGTCCGTCCGATCATCGGCAAACCGGCAGGAACAGGAACGAAGGATTCGGTGACTTATTAA
- the uxuA gene encoding mannonate dehydratase, giving the protein MNMTFRWYGRGNDTVTLEHVKQIPGVKGIVWALHQKPVGDVWEKDEIRAETEYIQSYGFHAEVVESVNVHEAIKLGNEERGRYIKNYKQTIRNLAEFGVKVICYNFMPVFDWTRTDMFRPLEDGSTALFFEKAKVESLEPQELIRTVEQASDMTLPGWEPEKLARIKELFAAYRTVDEEQLWDNLSFFLEEILPVAESHGVQMAIHPDDPPWPIFGLPRIITGEASYKRLRAISDSPSNGITLCTGSMGANPANDMMEIAKTYGGIAPFSHIRNVKIYENGDFIETSHLTNDGSINIQGVMEELHKQDYEGYVRPDHGRHLWGEQSRPGYGLYDRALGIMYLNGLWDAYEAMAKKEVKA; this is encoded by the coding sequence ATGAATATGACATTTCGATGGTATGGCCGAGGCAACGATACAGTCACACTTGAACACGTGAAGCAAATTCCCGGAGTCAAAGGCATCGTCTGGGCTCTCCATCAAAAACCTGTCGGCGATGTGTGGGAAAAAGATGAAATTAGAGCAGAGACCGAATATATTCAATCCTATGGTTTTCATGCTGAAGTTGTAGAAAGCGTGAATGTTCATGAAGCGATTAAACTCGGTAATGAAGAACGCGGCCGGTATATTAAAAACTACAAACAAACAATCCGCAATCTTGCCGAATTTGGCGTGAAAGTGATTTGCTATAATTTTATGCCGGTGTTTGACTGGACACGCACGGACATGTTCCGCCCGCTGGAGGATGGATCAACCGCTTTGTTTTTTGAAAAGGCCAAGGTGGAGAGCCTTGAGCCCCAAGAGCTGATTCGGACGGTGGAGCAAGCATCTGACATGACACTGCCGGGGTGGGAGCCCGAAAAATTAGCCCGGATCAAAGAGCTGTTTGCAGCATACAGAACGGTCGATGAAGAACAGCTATGGGACAATTTATCATTCTTTTTGGAAGAAATTCTTCCGGTTGCAGAAAGTCACGGTGTTCAAATGGCCATTCATCCGGATGACCCGCCATGGCCGATTTTCGGACTGCCGCGCATAATCACAGGGGAGGCAAGCTATAAGAGACTAAGAGCGATATCAGATTCACCGTCTAATGGCATCACCCTTTGTACAGGTTCAATGGGGGCCAATCCCGCTAATGACATGATGGAAATCGCTAAAACGTATGGCGGCATCGCCCCCTTTTCACATATTCGCAATGTGAAAATTTACGAGAATGGCGATTTTATTGAAACATCTCATCTGACAAATGATGGTTCGATCAACATTCAAGGCGTGATGGAAGAACTGCATAAGCAGGATTACGAAGGATATGTGAGACCAGATCATGGGCGCCATCTTTGGGGTGAGCAAAGCCGCCCGGGTTATGGCTTGTACGATCGGGCCCTTGGCATTATGTATTTGAACGGGCTGTGGGACGCATACGAAGCAATGGCGAAAAAAGAGGTGAAAGCATGA